In Chryseobacterium shigense, the following proteins share a genomic window:
- a CDS encoding winged helix-turn-helix transcriptional regulator, which produces MSIKESSTNNENKKNLEQSCSEIYAVNLISGRWILSICYCLKQGKLRFSELKNNIPNITERMLTMQLKKMEDEQLIVKKVYAEVPPRVEYELTEIGIQLIPVLDELEVWGKQHKKLKNGLL; this is translated from the coding sequence ATGAGTATTAAAGAATCCTCAACCAATAATGAGAATAAGAAGAATTTAGAACAAAGCTGCTCAGAAATATATGCTGTAAACCTCATCAGCGGCAGGTGGATACTTTCCATCTGCTATTGCCTCAAACAGGGAAAGTTAAGATTCTCCGAACTGAAAAATAACATTCCCAATATCACTGAAAGAATGCTCACTATGCAGCTGAAGAAAATGGAAGATGAACAGTTGATTGTAAAGAAAGTGTACGCAGAAGTTCCTCCCAGAGTGGAATATGAATTAACAGAGATAGGCATTCAATTGATCCCTGTTTTAGATGAACTGGAAGTATGGGGCAAACAGCACAAAAAATTAAAAAACGGCTTACTATAA
- a CDS encoding aspartate kinase: MKIFKFGGASVKDAESVKNVSMVLQSQGFAKCLLVISAMGKTTNELEKVVELYFKKDNYQTEIEKIKRKHIEIADGLFSENHAVFAEINLFFDDIDSFLRRNKSPNYSFVYDQVVSCGEMISTKILSEYLNEIQFTNQWLDARDFVKTDSSYREGVVDWAKTEESISTLNTDICYVTQGFIGSDDNNFTVTLGREGSDYSAAIFAYCLNAEAMTIWKDVPGVMTGDPRKFSDVSLLSNISYEEAIEMAYYGASVIHPKTLQPLKQKNIPFYVKSFVDPAKEGTKVGASDKNQHEESYILKENQVLLKISTRDFSFIAEDHMSLIFGYLSKYKIKVSLMQNSAISLALCLEDKYNTADELNEDLQKVFKTEVVKNVSLFTVRNAKMENIDKFYQEKSVLLEQISKNTLQMVTQ; this comes from the coding sequence ATGAAAATTTTCAAGTTTGGTGGAGCATCTGTAAAAGATGCCGAAAGTGTAAAAAATGTGTCCATGGTTTTACAAAGCCAGGGGTTTGCCAAATGTCTGCTGGTTATTTCAGCAATGGGCAAAACGACCAATGAGTTGGAAAAGGTTGTAGAACTTTATTTCAAGAAAGATAACTATCAAACTGAGATTGAAAAGATAAAACGAAAACACATCGAGATTGCGGACGGTCTGTTTTCTGAAAATCATGCAGTTTTTGCTGAGATCAATTTATTTTTTGATGATATTGATTCTTTCTTAAGAAGAAACAAGTCTCCAAATTACAGCTTCGTTTACGATCAGGTGGTAAGCTGCGGGGAAATGATCTCTACTAAAATTTTAAGTGAATACCTGAATGAAATTCAGTTTACCAATCAATGGCTGGATGCCAGAGATTTTGTAAAAACCGACAGTTCTTACAGAGAAGGTGTGGTAGACTGGGCAAAAACAGAAGAATCTATTTCAACATTAAATACGGACATCTGCTATGTAACGCAAGGTTTCATAGGTTCTGATGATAATAATTTTACAGTGACTTTAGGAAGAGAGGGGTCTGACTACTCTGCCGCTATTTTTGCCTATTGCCTGAATGCTGAAGCCATGACAATCTGGAAGGATGTTCCGGGAGTAATGACTGGGGATCCCAGAAAATTCAGCGATGTTTCTCTTCTTTCCAATATTTCTTATGAGGAAGCTATTGAAATGGCTTATTACGGAGCAAGTGTTATTCACCCGAAAACTTTACAGCCGCTAAAGCAGAAAAACATTCCATTTTATGTAAAATCTTTTGTAGATCCTGCCAAAGAAGGAACTAAAGTCGGAGCTTCAGATAAAAACCAACATGAAGAATCTTATATCCTAAAAGAAAATCAGGTTCTTTTAAAAATTTCAACAAGAGACTTCTCTTTCATTGCAGAAGACCATATGAGCCTGATCTTCGGATATCTTTCCAAATACAAGATCAAGGTATCTCTGATGCAGAATTCTGCTATTTCATTAGCATTATGTTTAGAAGATAAATATAATACAGCAGATGAGCTGAATGAAGATTTGCAGAAAGTATTCAAAACAGAAGTTGTAAAAAATGTATCTTTATTTACCGTAAGGAATGCGAAGATGGAGAACATTGATAAATTTTACCAGGAAAAAAGCGTATTATTGGAACAGATTTCGAAGAATACGCTTCAAATGGTAACACAATAA
- a CDS encoding RHS repeat-associated core domain-containing protein, with amino-acid sequence MKKILLIVFAILAGFFQAQTKKQTTTKQKTEKKWVNPVKLTKEERNRPYMDEVLKTRDSLTPHEAERRRKNIAVGNPFAKYGVYPKIATLSKGKYLEFHDMDSVVSIGSIRFNRKTKSITEFREIDLSDPDAQPYLDTAGRWISPDPLSEEFPSWSPYNYAFNNPLKFVDPDGRAPEEVNGCCWWLRLMPLFEESSIKPTVIETLTKTGEVGTKAGEASARQERFNFGRYVEKKELAKMGREKNTETYEFTDPKTGKTGRTIPDAMTDEGGTIEIKHVVRQPLTKQLRGQIEISKANGQEAILHLNKSAEITKPLKDSGIKIQRYTPPARPKIDNIKVTPAPAPKLIPVPKPKDPCAGIPGCA; translated from the coding sequence ATGAAAAAAATTTTATTAATTGTCTTTGCCATATTAGCAGGATTTTTTCAGGCACAGACAAAGAAACAGACCACTACAAAGCAGAAAACAGAAAAGAAATGGGTAAATCCTGTTAAACTGACAAAAGAAGAGCGTAACCGTCCATATATGGACGAAGTTTTGAAAACCCGTGATTCATTAACACCGCATGAAGCAGAAAGACGTAGAAAAAATATTGCAGTTGGAAACCCTTTTGCCAAATACGGAGTTTACCCAAAGATTGCAACTTTAAGTAAAGGTAAATATTTGGAGTTTCACGACATGGATAGTGTTGTGAGCATTGGCTCAATTAGATTCAATAGGAAAACCAAATCTATCACAGAATTTAGAGAGATTGATTTGAGCGACCCTGATGCACAACCATATTTAGATACAGCAGGACGTTGGATAAGCCCTGACCCATTGAGTGAAGAGTTTCCAAGTTGGTCTCCGTATAATTATGCGTTTAATAATCCTCTGAAATTTGTTGACCCTGATGGCAGAGCGCCTGAAGAAGTAAACGGATGCTGTTGGTGGCTTAGATTAATGCCATTATTTGAAGAATCGTCAATAAAACCAACTGTTATTGAAACACTTACAAAAACAGGAGAGGTCGGAACTAAAGCGGGAGAGGCTTCGGCACGACAAGAACGCTTTAATTTTGGTAGATATGTTGAGAAAAAGGAACTTGCTAAAATGGGAAGAGAGAAAAATACTGAGACTTACGAATTTACTGACCCTAAGACGGGGAAGACAGGGCGAACAATTCCTGATGCTATGACAGATGAAGGAGGAACAATTGAAATAAAGCACGTTGTAAGACAACCACTTACAAAGCAATTAAGGGGGCAAATAGAAATTTCAAAGGCTAATGGTCAGGAAGCAATATTACATTTAAATAAGTCTGCGGAAATTACAAAGCCACTTAAAGACTCAGGAATCAAGATTCAGAGATATACACCGCCTGCAAGACCTAAAATTGATAATATAAAAGTTACTCCTGCTCCTGCACCAAAACTGATTCCAGTACCAAAACCTAAAGACCCTTGTGCAGGAATTCCAGGCTGTGCATAA
- a CDS encoding tetratricopeptide repeat protein, giving the protein MMKRFLINRTLFLSALLLIWLSSGTAKAQNNQFYNDSYQTIDNMLNDKQPYSFKEAVFSVENAYYQGKLDIDKLNGEIGFLKNFANSILKSRDLTYKESDKDKVSKYATVYSIICQTLPISYKDTIIQYKPFTYDFTDVFGHNDISNLFVSKLLATKKGNCNSMPYLYKILAEEIGADANLALAPNHVYIKHNIKAGGWFNTELTSGIFPIDAWLTASGYIHLDAIKNGVFMKALNNKESLALCLFDLAQAYNRSFPKNDGEFVLKTLNRALEIYPNFAKALILRAETHKEQFTRLMDRHNLKTDNAENLKLVQQQDPKAKELFELMNKEYGNIYEIGYRQMPEEMYLDWLVSLKTEREKFENKKLLDNFTK; this is encoded by the coding sequence ATGATGAAAAGATTTTTAATTAACAGAACTTTGTTCCTTTCAGCCTTATTGTTAATATGGTTGAGTTCAGGAACAGCCAAAGCACAAAACAATCAGTTTTACAACGATTCCTATCAAACCATTGATAATATGCTGAACGACAAACAGCCATACAGCTTCAAAGAAGCCGTTTTTAGCGTTGAAAATGCGTATTATCAGGGTAAGTTAGATATTGACAAACTAAACGGAGAAATCGGCTTCTTAAAGAACTTTGCTAACTCTATTTTGAAAAGCAGGGATTTGACTTATAAAGAATCAGACAAAGACAAAGTTAGCAAGTATGCAACAGTCTATTCCATTATTTGCCAAACACTTCCAATTTCATATAAAGATACTATAATACAGTATAAACCATTTACCTATGACTTTACCGATGTGTTCGGACATAATGATATTAGTAACCTGTTTGTATCAAAACTTTTGGCAACTAAAAAAGGAAACTGTAATTCAATGCCGTATCTGTACAAAATTTTAGCAGAGGAAATCGGAGCAGATGCAAATCTGGCGTTAGCACCGAATCACGTTTATATCAAGCACAACATTAAAGCAGGAGGTTGGTTCAATACAGAGCTTACAAGCGGTATTTTTCCGATTGATGCGTGGTTGACAGCTTCGGGGTACATTCATTTGGACGCCATCAAAAATGGGGTGTTTATGAAAGCATTAAACAATAAAGAAAGTTTAGCATTATGTTTATTTGATTTGGCACAGGCTTACAACAGAAGTTTCCCGAAGAATGACGGAGAATTTGTACTAAAAACGCTTAACCGAGCATTAGAGATTTATCCAAATTTTGCCAAAGCACTGATATTAAGAGCTGAAACTCACAAAGAACAGTTTACAAGATTGATGGATAGGCACAACCTGAAAACAGATAATGCTGAAAACCTAAAATTAGTACAACAGCAAGACCCAAAAGCCAAAGAATTATTTGAACTCATGAACAAGGAATACGGAAATATTTATGAGATTGGTTACCGACAGATGCCCGAAGAAATGTATTTGGATTGGTTGGTTTCCCTTAAAACAGAAAGAGAAAAATTTGAAAACAAAAAATTATTAGATAACTTTACAAAATAA
- a CDS encoding recombinase family protein: MRARYIRVSTGAQNTARQEEKQAQGEKVFIDIVSGSTPFKDREQGKELIKAIENNEINYVSVSSIDRLGRNLYDILTTLEFFKEKSVILKVDNLGIESLIKGKENQAFKLIISVMANIAEMERETILERQREGIALAKARGTYKGREKGSTESIEDFLFKYKEVIKNLKKGNSIRDTAKICSVSVGTVQKVKNNI, translated from the coding sequence ATGAGAGCAAGATATATAAGAGTTAGTACAGGAGCGCAGAACACAGCAAGACAGGAAGAAAAACAAGCGCAGGGCGAAAAGGTTTTTATTGATATTGTTAGCGGTTCTACACCTTTCAAAGACAGAGAGCAGGGAAAGGAGTTAATAAAAGCAATTGAAAATAATGAAATCAATTATGTTTCTGTAAGTTCTATTGACAGGCTCGGAAGAAACCTGTATGACATTCTTACTACTTTGGAATTTTTCAAAGAAAAGAGCGTTATTCTTAAAGTAGATAATCTCGGAATAGAAAGCCTGATTAAGGGTAAAGAGAATCAAGCATTCAAACTTATTATCTCTGTTATGGCTAACATAGCCGAAATGGAAAGGGAAACCATTTTAGAACGTCAACGTGAAGGTATCGCACTTGCAAAGGCTCGGGGAACTTACAAAGGTCGTGAGAAAGGTTCTACGGAGAGCATAGAAGATTTCCTTTTCAAATATAAGGAAGTGATTAAGAACTTAAAGAAAGGAAATTCTATCAGAGATACGGCTAAAATTTGTTCGGTCAGCGTCGGAACTGTTCAGAAAGTCAAAAATAATATCTGA
- a CDS encoding lysophospholipid acyltransferase family protein encodes MSLISKNDLITASGLSKIGFLKNPVASAVMSIAKINEVNRLYDKLKDKEGKDFFDSFVRERNLSYVAFEEDLAKVPKTGPFILVSNHPLGAIDGILMCKILTEVRPDFKVMGNFLLEKIKPMEPYVISVNPFENKKEAYSSTSGMRETLKHLQNGGCVGIFPAGEVSNKNNPYGEILDRDWEKPALKLIRMAKVPVVPLYFHAKNSRLFYQVAKLHPSLQTLMLPAEMMNDREKPIRIRIGKPITVKAMDEMETIEELGEFLKRKVYMMKSYYEKRKSLAQTINLKNLTVKFPLLKEENIVQNIIDETPKEDILKDINRLKGTDKMLFSNGNYEIYFTTYEEIPSVMREIGRQRELTFRAVGEGSNLPFDLDEYDKHYHHLFLWDSSAEKLAGAYRMALGKEVMKKYGIKGFYTSSLFEFEQDIHPFFKKVIEMGRAYICEEYQQKPLPLFLLWRGIVHVCLRNSDHKFLMGGVSISNKFSEFSKSLMIEFMRSNYFDSAVAQYITPRNEYKVKLRDRDKNIFFEEMESDLNKLDKIIDDLEPELRLPVLIKKYIKQNAKVIAFNVDPNFNDAIDGLMYIRISDLPESTIKPVLEEMSDHIRKEQENNSAENQ; translated from the coding sequence ATGAGTTTAATTTCGAAAAACGATCTTATAACAGCTTCCGGCTTAAGCAAAATCGGGTTCCTTAAGAATCCGGTTGCATCTGCTGTGATGAGCATTGCCAAAATAAATGAAGTTAATAGGCTATATGATAAATTAAAGGATAAGGAAGGCAAAGATTTTTTCGACTCATTTGTAAGAGAAAGAAACTTAAGTTATGTCGCTTTTGAAGAGGATCTCGCAAAAGTTCCCAAAACGGGACCGTTTATTTTGGTCTCCAATCATCCGCTGGGTGCTATTGACGGAATTTTAATGTGTAAGATCCTTACGGAAGTACGCCCTGATTTTAAAGTGATGGGTAATTTCCTTTTGGAAAAGATCAAACCGATGGAGCCGTATGTGATATCCGTCAACCCTTTTGAGAATAAAAAAGAAGCTTACAGCAGTACTTCCGGAATGCGGGAAACCCTGAAACATCTTCAGAACGGAGGATGTGTAGGTATTTTCCCGGCGGGAGAAGTTTCCAATAAAAATAATCCTTACGGAGAAATTCTAGACAGGGATTGGGAAAAACCAGCCCTTAAGCTCATCCGTATGGCGAAAGTACCGGTGGTTCCTTTATATTTTCATGCTAAAAACAGCCGTTTGTTCTATCAGGTTGCCAAACTTCATCCAAGTTTGCAGACACTGATGCTTCCTGCTGAAATGATGAATGACAGGGAAAAACCTATCAGGATCAGGATTGGAAAACCCATTACGGTAAAAGCAATGGATGAAATGGAAACCATTGAAGAACTGGGTGAATTCCTGAAGCGTAAGGTGTATATGATGAAATCTTATTATGAAAAGAGAAAATCATTGGCCCAAACTATTAATCTTAAAAATTTAACGGTAAAATTCCCTCTGTTAAAAGAGGAAAACATCGTTCAGAATATTATTGATGAAACCCCTAAGGAAGATATCCTTAAGGACATCAACAGGCTGAAAGGGACGGATAAAATGCTTTTCAGTAACGGAAACTACGAGATCTACTTCACTACATATGAAGAAATACCTTCTGTAATGAGAGAAATCGGACGCCAGAGAGAACTTACCTTCCGTGCTGTGGGTGAAGGAAGCAATCTTCCTTTCGACCTTGATGAATATGACAAACATTACCATCATCTCTTCCTTTGGGACAGCAGTGCAGAAAAGCTTGCCGGAGCCTACAGAATGGCTTTAGGTAAGGAGGTGATGAAGAAGTACGGCATCAAAGGATTCTATACAAGTTCTTTATTTGAATTTGAGCAGGATATCCATCCGTTCTTCAAGAAAGTGATTGAAATGGGCCGCGCCTATATCTGTGAGGAATACCAGCAGAAACCACTTCCTCTTTTCCTTTTATGGAGGGGAATTGTTCATGTATGTTTAAGAAATTCCGATCATAAGTTCCTGATGGGCGGTGTAAGTATTTCCAATAAATTTTCTGAGTTTTCCAAGTCTCTGATGATTGAATTCATGCGTTCGAATTATTTTGATTCCGCGGTGGCGCAATACATCACACCAAGAAATGAATACAAGGTAAAACTGCGCGACAGGGATAAGAATATTTTTTTCGAGGAAATGGAATCCGACCTGAATAAACTTGATAAAATTATTGATGACCTTGAACCTGAATTAAGATTACCTGTTCTGATCAAAAAATACATCAAACAGAATGCTAAAGTAATTGCTTTTAATGTAGACCCGAACTTCAACGATGCCATCGACGGATTGATGTACATCAGGATCAGTGATCTTCCTGAAAGTACGATAAAGCCTGTACTGGAGGAGATGAGTGATCATATCAGGAAAGAACAGGAAAATAATTCAGCTGAAAATCAGTAG
- a CDS encoding cysteine hydrolase family protein, translating to MKLRDKNPALILVDIQKGFLDENYWGGNRNNKNAEKISGVLLEKWRELRLPVFHIRHSSANPESKLHESDPGFQFNDYVLPQNNEPVITKNVNSAFIGTDLKERIDEQGINTLVIVGITTNHCVSTTARMAGNFGYETYVISDATAAFDRLGINGEKYDAELIHLTALANLNDEFASVWNSEKLLNEL from the coding sequence ATAAAATTAAGAGATAAAAATCCGGCCCTGATTCTGGTTGATATACAGAAAGGCTTTTTGGATGAAAATTACTGGGGTGGAAACAGAAATAACAAGAATGCTGAAAAGATCAGCGGGGTATTACTGGAAAAGTGGAGAGAGCTAAGGCTTCCGGTATTCCACATCAGACACAGCTCTGCTAATCCGGAGTCTAAACTGCACGAATCTGATCCGGGTTTTCAGTTCAATGATTATGTTCTGCCTCAAAATAATGAACCTGTTATTACAAAAAATGTAAACAGTGCCTTTATCGGAACAGATTTAAAGGAAAGAATAGATGAGCAAGGCATAAATACTCTGGTAATTGTGGGAATAACTACGAATCACTGTGTTTCAACAACTGCAAGGATGGCAGGGAATTTTGGGTATGAAACTTATGTGATATCGGATGCAACGGCTGCATTCGACAGGCTGGGAATCAATGGCGAGAAGTATGATGCTGAACTGATCCATTTAACAGCTCTTGCCAATTTGAATGATGAGTTTGCATCAGTTTGGAATTCTGAAAAATTATTGAATGAATTATAA
- the fbp gene encoding class 1 fructose-bisphosphatase, translating to MSNQPLQTLGEFLIDKQDDFQYSTGEFSRLLSAIRLASKVVNREVNKAGIVDITGAAGNQNIQGEEQQKLDVIANDIFITALSQREVVCGIASEENDDFIDIKCGENGHLSKYVVLIDPLDGSSNIDVNVSVGTIFSIYRRVTEPGTPVQLEDFLQKGINQIAAGYVIYGSSTMIVYTTGNGVNGFTLDPSLGTYYLSHPNLKFPESGKIYSINEGNYIKFPQGVKNYLKYCQMEEGDRPYTSRYIGSLVADFHRNMLKGGIYIYPSYSQAPNGKLRLLYECNPMAFLAEQAGGKATDGFRRILEVEPTELHQRIPFFCGSIQMVEKAEEFMRIDSVK from the coding sequence ATGTCAAATCAACCATTACAGACTTTAGGAGAATTTCTTATTGATAAGCAGGACGATTTTCAGTATTCCACCGGGGAATTTTCCCGTCTTCTGAGTGCAATAAGACTGGCTTCAAAAGTGGTAAACAGAGAAGTAAACAAGGCTGGAATTGTAGATATAACAGGAGCTGCCGGAAATCAGAATATTCAGGGAGAGGAACAGCAGAAGCTTGATGTAATTGCCAATGATATTTTTATTACAGCTTTGTCACAGAGAGAGGTGGTGTGTGGTATTGCTTCCGAGGAAAATGATGATTTTATTGACATTAAATGTGGTGAAAACGGACACTTAAGCAAATATGTAGTACTGATCGATCCTTTGGACGGATCTTCCAATATTGATGTGAATGTTTCCGTGGGAACTATTTTCTCTATTTACAGAAGGGTAACGGAACCCGGAACTCCGGTTCAGCTGGAGGATTTCCTTCAGAAAGGGATCAACCAGATTGCTGCAGGATATGTGATCTACGGTTCTTCCACTATGATTGTGTATACTACCGGAAATGGGGTAAACGGATTTACGTTGGATCCGTCATTAGGAACCTACTATCTTTCCCATCCTAATTTAAAATTTCCGGAAAGCGGAAAAATTTATTCCATCAACGAAGGAAATTATATCAAATTCCCGCAGGGTGTAAAAAATTATCTTAAATACTGCCAGATGGAAGAAGGAGACCGTCCTTACACATCAAGATATATCGGTTCTTTAGTGGCAGACTTCCATAGAAATATGCTGAAAGGAGGAATTTATATTTATCCTTCTTATTCCCAGGCTCCGAACGGAAAACTAAGATTGTTATACGAATGTAATCCTATGGCATTCCTTGCAGAACAGGCCGGCGGAAAAGCAACAGACGGTTTCAGAAGAATTCTCGAGGTAGAACCTACTGAACTTCACCAGAGAATCCCGTTTTTCTGTGGAAGCATTCAGATGGTAGAAAAAGCAGAGGAATTTATGCGGATTGACAGTGTAAAATAA
- a CDS encoding alpha/beta hydrolase: MDFSRINKDLKKSIDSFPFSLEINEAEFLNNPEIIQQEKQTFAKENPFKGPDNVTVKDIFIKSSLDDHQIRLHIYQPEEFDKNRTIIYFHGGGYVFGLPEQVDDQMFDMAQNLRATIISVDYRLSPQYKFPVPVTDGFDSLQWAISHGAEHLGIDPENIAVFGASAGGHLAAAVTQMANDKGIRNIKHQFLLYPVIHNKLDTFSMNEFTDAPLWNKKNAEIAWLHFLGDENAGKSIKYADLTNYSDFSGLPRTTVVACELDPLRDENIEYSQLLYRAGVETELWVIPGALHVFDLFDSPLKGRYREFLYSRMF, encoded by the coding sequence ATGGATTTCAGCAGAATAAACAAAGACCTGAAGAAAAGTATAGACAGTTTCCCGTTTTCATTGGAAATCAATGAAGCTGAATTTCTTAACAATCCCGAAATCATCCAGCAGGAAAAACAAACATTTGCAAAGGAAAATCCCTTTAAAGGTCCGGATAACGTTACCGTAAAAGATATCTTCATAAAAAGCTCTCTGGATGACCATCAGATAAGGCTTCATATCTATCAGCCGGAAGAATTCGATAAAAACCGGACCATCATTTATTTTCATGGGGGAGGATACGTTTTTGGCCTTCCGGAGCAGGTAGATGATCAGATGTTTGATATGGCACAGAATCTCAGAGCTACAATAATTTCAGTTGATTACAGGCTGTCCCCGCAATATAAATTCCCTGTTCCGGTAACGGACGGCTTTGATTCATTGCAATGGGCAATAAGCCATGGGGCAGAACATCTGGGAATTGATCCGGAAAATATTGCTGTTTTTGGGGCCAGTGCCGGTGGACATCTGGCAGCAGCAGTTACCCAAATGGCTAATGATAAAGGCATCAGAAACATAAAACACCAGTTTTTGTTATATCCTGTAATCCACAATAAACTGGATACCTTTTCCATGAATGAATTTACTGATGCTCCCTTATGGAATAAAAAGAATGCAGAAATTGCCTGGCTTCACTTTTTAGGAGATGAGAATGCCGGTAAAAGCATTAAATATGCAGATCTTACAAATTACAGTGACTTTTCTGGTCTTCCCAGAACAACCGTAGTAGCCTGTGAGCTGGACCCTTTAAGGGATGAGAATATAGAGTATTCGCAGCTTTTATACCGGGCAGGTGTGGAAACAGAATTGTGGGTGATACCCGGAGCACTGCATGTATTTGATCTGTTTGATTCCCCTTTAAAAGGCAGATACAGGGAATTTCTTTACAGCCGCATGTTTTAA
- a CDS encoding antirestriction protein ArdA, producing MAKLQNCLEDFQIYVGTYGKYNSGSIYGSWLKLSDYSDYDELLQAMQELHQDEEEPEFMFQDYECSEFFIKQNLICESYLSREIYEIAEQINNSDYDFEVIEAYAECMSYYHKDVDDLLDSLSNSYYGEYSSDEDFAQEILEQEGSIPENLPSYICIDWEATARHLMYDYMSSNGYYFKN from the coding sequence ATGGCAAAGTTACAAAATTGTTTGGAGGACTTCCAAATCTATGTCGGTACTTATGGCAAGTACAATTCAGGGAGTATTTATGGCTCATGGCTGAAACTATCAGATTATTCAGATTATGACGAGCTTTTACAGGCTATGCAGGAACTACACCAAGACGAAGAAGAACCCGAATTTATGTTTCAGGACTACGAATGTTCGGAATTCTTTATCAAACAAAATCTTATCTGCGAATCTTATTTATCAAGAGAAATTTATGAGATAGCCGAACAAATTAATAATTCAGATTATGATTTCGAAGTTATAGAAGCCTATGCAGAGTGCATGAGCTACTACCATAAGGACGTGGACGACCTTTTAGATAGCCTTTCAAATTCATATTATGGCGAGTACAGTTCGGATGAAGATTTTGCGCAGGAGATTTTAGAGCAGGAAGGCTCAATTCCTGAAAACCTACCTTCTTATATCTGCATTGATTGGGAAGCAACCGCCAGACATTTGATGTATGATTATATGAGTTCTAACGGCTATTATTTCAAAAACTAA
- a CDS encoding tyrosine-type recombinase/integrase, producing the protein MNIAFFLKEPTKTTETMVYVSATLKGQRLKRSTGVKVKPSQWTGTKVRQLAPESATKNLKIENTVKILKEIEREYLLKEQPLSKEILEKEFEHKITPVNTTTARKKDALSVFDEFIDVRKQSVSENTIKTYKTCKNHLLKFSAEMKFDMSFQNITLNFYDELLAYFIEKNFYNSTIGKYVTIFKTFMNWAGERRFHNNMEFKKFFVFKDDSEKIKLTPEIVERLRTTDFEDDYSNIVRDIFIFSSYTGLRFVDIQNMRPEDVTEDFLRLHIKKAKEMLDIPLLDVPKEIIKAHTERYGRLKVPTNQFCNREIKKLFKTIGFDDKIRFVKYSGKNEITVEKNAHDYLTMHYGRVFFITNSLINGMNEEFIREITGHKDYKSFKKYVQFSREMVADSLHSAWKK; encoded by the coding sequence ATGAACATTGCATTTTTTTTAAAAGAGCCTACAAAGACAACCGAAACAATGGTATATGTTTCAGCAACCTTAAAAGGTCAGAGACTGAAACGCTCCACAGGGGTAAAAGTAAAACCCTCACAATGGACGGGGACAAAAGTGAGACAACTCGCTCCTGAATCAGCAACTAAAAATCTCAAAATCGAAAACACTGTCAAAATCTTAAAAGAGATTGAAAGGGAGTATTTATTAAAGGAACAACCCCTATCTAAAGAAATTTTAGAAAAAGAGTTTGAACACAAAATTACACCCGTCAACACAACAACTGCTAGAAAAAAAGACGCATTAAGCGTTTTTGATGAGTTTATTGATGTTAGGAAACAATCCGTATCGGAAAATACAATTAAGACCTATAAAACGTGTAAAAACCACCTTCTAAAGTTTTCAGCTGAAATGAAATTTGATATGTCATTTCAAAACATTACGCTTAACTTCTATGATGAGTTATTGGCATATTTCATTGAAAAGAATTTTTACAACTCTACTATTGGAAAATATGTAACAATATTTAAAACGTTCATGAATTGGGCAGGAGAAAGACGATTTCATAATAATATGGAATTTAAAAAGTTCTTTGTTTTCAAAGATGATTCTGAAAAAATAAAACTCACTCCTGAAATCGTAGAAAGATTGAGAACAACTGATTTTGAAGATGATTACAGTAATATTGTAAGAGACATTTTCATTTTTAGTTCCTATACAGGTTTGAGATTTGTTGACATTCAAAATATGAGACCAGAGGATGTTACAGAAGATTTTTTACGTCTACATATCAAAAAAGCTAAAGAAATGCTTGATATACCTTTATTAGATGTGCCAAAAGAAATAATCAAAGCTCACACAGAACGCTATGGCAGGTTAAAAGTACCCACTAACCAATTTTGCAATAGAGAAATTAAAAAACTTTTTAAAACGATTGGTTTTGATGATAAGATAAGGTTTGTAAAGTATTCAGGTAAAAATGAGATTACAGTAGAAAAAAATGCTCACGATTATTTAACAATGCATTATGGAAGGGTATTTTTCATTACCAACTCATTGATTAATGGAATGAATGAAGAGTTTATCCGAGAAATTACAGGTCATAAAGATTACAAGTCTTTCAAAAAATATGTTCAATTTTCCCGTGAAATGGTAGCTGATAGTTTACATTCTGCGTGGAAAAAATAA